Proteins encoded together in one Nostoc sp. PCC 7524 window:
- a CDS encoding ester cyclase, with translation MLSEQNKSIVLQMYKSFDEGNLLQVQEFLAPNFIAHVPGTATPINGEAFIQSVLMVFRSAFPDGCHTFEDVISTDDKVVTRGIFRGTHGGELQGIPPTGKQITIPFFHIDRLVDGKLVEHWGQSDVLSLMQQVGIVPIPGLALMARKLYLAIAAFTPKFNK, from the coding sequence ATGTTATCAGAACAAAACAAATCTATTGTCCTGCAAATGTACAAATCCTTTGATGAGGGTAATTTGTTACAAGTACAGGAATTTCTTGCCCCAAATTTTATAGCTCATGTACCTGGCACAGCCACCCCGATCAATGGTGAAGCTTTTATCCAGTCTGTACTGATGGTATTTCGTTCTGCTTTTCCTGATGGTTGTCACACATTTGAAGATGTAATTTCTACCGACGATAAAGTTGTCACACGCGGAATTTTTCGTGGTACTCATGGCGGAGAATTACAAGGTATTCCTCCTACTGGTAAACAAATCACCATACCCTTTTTTCATATTGATCGCCTCGTTGATGGTAAACTCGTAGAACATTGGGGACAGAGTGACGTACTGAGTTTAATGCAACAAGTGGGAATTGTACCAATACCAGGGCTAGCTTTGATGGCAAGGAAATTATATTTGGCGATCGCTGCGTTTACACCTAAATTTAATAAATAG
- a CDS encoding Rpn family recombination-promoting nuclease/putative transposase has product MKKQPLKLVIANKDTAITTARELINRTRQEINPETTRRQLLELIETILVYKFPNMSREEIERMFSLSDLKQTKIYQEAKQEGRQEGARQEKLRLIPVLRKLGLSLEETAHELSLTVEEVQQELQKQSLNQEE; this is encoded by the coding sequence GTGAAAAAACAGCCCCTAAAATTAGTGATAGCAAATAAAGATACAGCAATTACTACTGCTAGAGAATTAATAAATAGAACCCGACAAGAAATTAATCCTGAAACTACAAGACGACAGTTATTAGAATTGATAGAGACAATTTTGGTTTATAAATTCCCAAATATGAGTCGAGAGGAAATCGAGAGGATGTTTAGTTTAAGTGATTTGAAGCAGACAAAAATTTATCAAGAAGCAAAACAAGAAGGTAGACAAGAAGGTGCGCGTCAAGAAAAGTTGAGATTAATTCCTGTGTTGCGAAAATTGGGATTAAGTTTAGAAGAAACAGCACATGAGTTAAGTTTGACAGTTGAGGAAGTGCAGCAAGAATTACAAAAACAATCATTAAATCAAGAAGAGTAA
- a CDS encoding ADP-ribosylglycohydrolase family protein: MTRRASGCLFGLAFGDALGAATEFMQLEEICRRFPPHGPQEIVGNPARVTDDTQMTLAVGQALVEACASTFDVVSLEPALRRNFVEWLHSPDNNRAPGITCLQACEDLETGIPWQKATRKNSKGCGANMRVAPVGLLQLDAKQRAAIAQFQAALTHGHPTALAASDLTATAIAYLVQGCEPQDLPNQLYDYALSQRSVYHADWLGNLWQQPDINTPEAFISRGWDECLALLDRLHTALANPNYNADPCLATGEGWIAEEALATGLLCFLLFPEQPLAALRRAAVTAGDSDSIACLTGAFAGAYLGMAAWPEDWIIRIEYRDLLTALGKLWD; encoded by the coding sequence ATGACGCGTCGTGCCTCTGGATGTTTATTTGGTCTAGCTTTTGGTGATGCCTTGGGTGCTGCTACAGAATTTATGCAACTTGAAGAAATTTGCCGTCGTTTTCCGCCTCATGGCCCACAGGAAATCGTTGGCAACCCAGCACGAGTGACTGATGACACGCAGATGACGCTAGCAGTAGGACAGGCATTGGTTGAGGCTTGTGCATCTACTTTTGATGTAGTTAGCTTAGAACCTGCTTTGAGACGTAATTTTGTTGAGTGGTTGCACAGTCCAGACAATAATCGCGCCCCTGGAATAACTTGCTTGCAAGCTTGTGAAGATTTAGAAACAGGCATACCTTGGCAAAAAGCAACTAGAAAAAACTCTAAGGGTTGTGGTGCAAATATGCGGGTTGCACCTGTAGGATTATTACAATTGGATGCCAAACAGCGTGCTGCGATCGCTCAATTTCAAGCTGCACTGACTCACGGTCATCCTACAGCCTTGGCAGCTTCAGATTTAACTGCAACTGCGATCGCATATCTTGTTCAAGGATGCGAACCTCAAGACTTACCCAATCAACTTTATGACTATGCTTTAAGTCAACGCTCAGTCTATCATGCTGATTGGTTAGGTAATCTGTGGCAACAACCCGATATTAATACACCAGAAGCATTTATTAGTCGTGGTTGGGATGAATGTTTAGCTCTACTTGACCGACTGCACACGGCATTAGCCAACCCCAACTACAATGCCGACCCCTGTTTAGCCACAGGTGAGGGTTGGATAGCCGAAGAAGCCTTAGCTACAGGACTTTTATGCTTTCTGCTGTTTCCAGAACAACCATTAGCAGCACTGCGTCGTGCAGCAGTCACAGCAGGCGATTCCGACTCAATTGCTTGTTTAACTGGTGCTTTTGCTGGAGCTTATTTAGGGATGGCAGCCTGGCCAGAAGATTGGATAATTCGTATCGAATACCGCGACCTACTAACAGCATTAGGCAAACTTTGGGATTAA
- the dnaK gene encoding molecular chaperone DnaK — MAKVVGIDLGTTNSCVAVMEGGKPTVIANAEGFRTTPSVVAFAKNGDTLVGQIAKRQAVMNPENTFYSVKRFIGRRFDEVTNEATEVSYKVLSSGGNVKLDSSGKQFAPEEISAKVLRKLVEDASKYLGETVTQAVITVPAYFNDSQRQATKDAGKIAGIEVLRIINEPTAASLAYGFDKKSNETILVFDLGGGTFDVSVLEVGDGVFEVLATSGDTHLGGDDFDKKIVDFLAEQFKKDEGIDLRKDKQALQRLTEAAEKAKIELSSVTQAEINLPFITATQDGPKHLDMTLTRAKFEELCSDLIDRCRVPVEQALRDAKLSKNDIDEVVLVGGSTRIPAVQQVVKSLLGKDPNQSVNPDEVVAVGAAIQAGVLAGDVTGILLLDVTPLSLGVETLGGVMTKIIPRNTTIPTKKSEVFSTAVDGQTNVEIHILQGEREFANDNKSLGTFRLDGIPPAPRGVPQIEVTFDIDANGILNVTAKDKGTGKEQSISITGASTLDKTDVDRMVREAEQNASADKERREKIERKNQADSLAYQAEKQLQELGDKVPAADKEKVEGLVKELREAVAKEDDEQIKKLTPELQQALFAVGSNIYQQAGGAAPGAAPGDGGAAPSDGGDDVIDADFTESK; from the coding sequence ATGGCAAAAGTAGTTGGAATTGACTTAGGTACAACTAACTCCTGCGTAGCAGTAATGGAAGGTGGTAAACCCACGGTTATTGCTAACGCAGAAGGTTTCCGCACCACCCCCTCAGTCGTAGCATTTGCGAAAAATGGCGATACTTTGGTAGGACAAATTGCCAAGCGCCAAGCGGTGATGAATCCAGAAAACACTTTCTACTCTGTAAAACGTTTTATTGGTCGTCGCTTTGATGAAGTTACCAACGAAGCTACAGAGGTTTCTTACAAAGTTCTCAGCAGTGGCGGTAACGTCAAGCTAGACTCCTCTGGTAAACAATTTGCACCAGAAGAAATTTCTGCTAAGGTTCTCCGCAAATTAGTTGAAGACGCTAGCAAGTATCTGGGCGAAACCGTCACCCAAGCAGTAATCACTGTTCCCGCCTACTTTAACGACTCCCAACGCCAAGCCACCAAGGACGCTGGTAAAATTGCCGGAATTGAAGTGCTGCGGATTATTAACGAACCTACCGCCGCTTCTCTGGCTTACGGTTTTGATAAGAAGAGCAACGAAACCATCCTGGTATTTGACTTGGGTGGTGGTACATTCGACGTATCTGTACTAGAAGTAGGCGACGGCGTATTTGAAGTATTGGCTACTTCTGGTGATACCCACCTTGGTGGTGACGACTTCGATAAAAAAATTGTTGATTTCTTAGCCGAACAGTTTAAAAAAGACGAAGGTATTGACCTCCGCAAAGATAAACAAGCACTGCAACGTTTAACAGAAGCCGCAGAAAAAGCCAAGATTGAGCTGTCTAGCGTTACCCAAGCGGAAATTAACCTGCCATTTATCACCGCTACCCAGGATGGCCCTAAACACCTGGATATGACGCTGACTCGTGCGAAGTTTGAAGAACTCTGCTCAGACTTAATTGACCGTTGCCGCGTGCCTGTAGAACAGGCGTTGCGCGATGCGAAGTTAAGCAAAAATGATATTGATGAAGTTGTGCTGGTGGGTGGTTCTACCCGTATCCCCGCAGTCCAACAAGTTGTGAAAAGTTTGTTGGGTAAAGACCCCAACCAAAGCGTAAACCCTGATGAAGTGGTAGCTGTTGGTGCAGCTATTCAAGCAGGTGTGTTGGCTGGTGATGTTACAGGTATCTTGTTGTTAGACGTAACACCATTATCCTTAGGTGTGGAAACCTTGGGTGGTGTGATGACCAAGATTATCCCCCGCAACACTACAATTCCCACCAAAAAATCAGAGGTCTTCTCCACCGCCGTAGATGGTCAAACCAACGTAGAAATTCACATCCTCCAAGGTGAGAGGGAATTTGCCAACGATAACAAGAGTTTAGGAACGTTTCGCCTCGATGGTATTCCTCCTGCACCCCGTGGCGTACCTCAAATTGAAGTAACTTTCGATATTGATGCTAACGGTATCCTCAACGTTACCGCTAAGGACAAAGGTACTGGTAAGGAACAATCTATTAGTATTACTGGTGCTTCTACCTTAGATAAGACCGACGTTGACCGGATGGTGCGTGAAGCTGAACAAAACGCTTCTGCTGACAAAGAACGTCGTGAAAAAATTGAACGCAAGAACCAAGCTGATTCTTTGGCATACCAAGCCGAGAAGCAGCTGCAAGAACTAGGTGATAAAGTTCCGGCTGCTGATAAAGAAAAGGTTGAGGGTTTGGTGAAAGAACTGCGGGAAGCTGTGGCTAAGGAAGATGACGAACAAATCAAGAAGTTGACTCCAGAACTACAGCAAGCACTGTTTGCAGTTGGTAGCAATATCTATCAACAAGCTGGTGGTGCTGCTCCTGGTGCTGCTCCTGGTGATGGCGGTGCTGCTCCCTCCGATGGCGGTGATGATGTAATTGATGCTGACTTTACTGAAAGTAAGTAG
- a CDS encoding type II restriction endonuclease, which translates to MSSHRHHLQSSDDLVTTYEATRAGFIALALEKNRRATPYVAEARILQEAASQAEKPADLLNVKGIEMGLLTAAGLSEKSLAHLMAEDKIEAINGLIRNFLEPAGTNFVEELVFRFLLTRGDTLGGSMRNIGGALAQRKLTRAILSTLTIAGQKYQWQHSKTKKWIAMTNDDTDIELSLRGITWESEFGNRTLIYNLTVPLVKSNVDLCLFNLAPKELVANQSSAIDPSVVAPYAIALGELKGGIDPAGADEHWKTAQAALNRIREAFSRVGYSPLTFFVGSAIAKRMAGEIWSQLENGTLSNAANLNEEHQVASISRWLYGL; encoded by the coding sequence ATGAGTTCTCACCGTCACCATCTTCAATCTAGTGATGATCTTGTAACCACTTATGAAGCGACTCGTGCGGGTTTTATCGCACTCGCCCTGGAAAAGAATCGACGGGCTACACCTTACGTTGCAGAAGCCAGAATACTTCAAGAGGCTGCTAGTCAAGCCGAAAAACCTGCTGATTTGTTAAACGTGAAAGGGATTGAGATGGGATTATTAACTGCGGCGGGACTGTCTGAAAAATCTCTGGCTCATTTGATGGCGGAGGATAAAATTGAAGCTATCAATGGTCTCATCAGAAATTTTCTTGAGCCAGCAGGCACAAATTTTGTGGAAGAATTAGTCTTTAGATTTTTGCTGACTCGTGGTGATACCCTGGGTGGCTCAATGCGTAACATTGGAGGAGCTTTAGCACAAAGAAAACTAACTCGTGCTATCCTTTCGACTTTGACAATTGCTGGTCAGAAATATCAATGGCAACATTCAAAAACGAAAAAATGGATAGCGATGACAAATGATGACACAGATATTGAGTTGTCCTTACGTGGAATCACTTGGGAGAGTGAGTTTGGTAATCGTACACTAATCTACAACCTAACTGTTCCTTTGGTTAAAAGTAATGTGGATTTGTGTTTATTTAATCTTGCTCCGAAGGAGTTGGTAGCCAATCAATCCAGCGCAATTGATCCATCTGTAGTTGCACCATATGCGATCGCACTAGGTGAACTCAAAGGCGGAATCGATCCCGCAGGCGCAGATGAGCATTGGAAAACCGCACAGGCTGCACTCAATCGCATACGTGAAGCATTTTCCAGAGTTGGGTATTCGCCTTTGACTTTCTTCGTAGGATCAGCGATCGCAAAAAGAATGGCTGGTGAAATCTGGAGTCAACTAGAGAATGGGACTCTTAGTAATGCTGCCAACTTGAACGAGGAGCATCAAGTTGCGTCTATTTCTCGTTGGCTATACGGTCTATGA
- a CDS encoding DNA modification methylase, which produces MVSLSSISNITSEVESNALREIDHLDKQLQSHFQTKFVIQPSLTRLLVSFQANKTRPIYRWYKYKEAFSASLVELLCQKYGITQGKVLDPFAGSGTALFATIDIGIDADGIELLPIGQQIIDTKKILDVEFTPDDFTRLKTWLDLQVWKQFETEVTLPELRITKGAYSQATKTAIEQYLEACNHENHRVKSVLHFALLCVLESVSYTRKDGQYLRWDYRSGRGQGKKPFNKGTILEFDHAITNKISEIINDLEPSTQQLELFSFKKSQVQINLRKGSCLNIMPCLPNAVYDAIITSPPYCNRYDYTRTYALELALLGISEQELINLRQEMLSCTVENRPKDLLAINQDWELALRVADSQTLLQAILKYLDNQNVQGLLNNKGIPRMVRGYFYEMACVIQECFRVLKPGAFLLMVNDNVRYAGASISVDMILSDFAEKLGFVVESILVLPSDKGNSSQQMGNHGREPLRKCVYVWKKQ; this is translated from the coding sequence GTGGTCAGTTTGTCAAGTATCTCAAACATCACCTCTGAAGTGGAAAGCAATGCACTGAGGGAAATTGATCATCTTGACAAGCAATTACAATCTCACTTTCAAACCAAATTTGTAATTCAGCCTTCACTTACCCGGCTTTTAGTTAGTTTTCAAGCTAACAAAACTAGACCTATTTATCGGTGGTACAAGTACAAGGAAGCTTTCTCCGCCTCTCTGGTTGAGCTTTTATGCCAAAAATATGGAATTACCCAAGGCAAGGTTTTAGATCCCTTTGCAGGTAGTGGAACTGCTTTGTTTGCTACTATTGACATTGGTATTGATGCTGATGGTATTGAATTGTTACCTATTGGTCAACAAATAATTGATACCAAAAAAATTTTAGATGTAGAATTTACACCAGATGATTTCACACGGCTGAAAACTTGGTTGGATTTGCAGGTATGGAAACAATTTGAAACAGAAGTAACTCTACCAGAGTTAAGAATTACAAAAGGGGCTTATTCTCAAGCAACTAAAACGGCAATTGAGCAATATCTTGAAGCTTGTAATCATGAAAATCATAGGGTTAAATCAGTTTTGCATTTTGCTTTACTCTGTGTTTTGGAATCCGTGAGTTATACCCGCAAAGATGGACAATACCTGCGTTGGGATTACCGTTCTGGTCGAGGACAAGGAAAGAAACCTTTCAATAAAGGTACTATTTTAGAATTTGATCATGCCATTACTAATAAAATTAGCGAAATTATCAATGATTTAGAACCCTCAACACAACAGTTAGAGCTTTTTTCATTCAAAAAAAGTCAAGTTCAAATCAATCTCCGCAAAGGATCTTGTCTTAATATCATGCCTTGTCTGCCCAATGCTGTATACGATGCGATTATTACATCACCACCTTACTGTAATCGATATGACTATACTCGCACCTATGCTTTAGAATTGGCTTTATTAGGCATTTCTGAACAAGAATTAATTAATCTGCGTCAGGAAATGTTGAGTTGTACAGTTGAAAATCGTCCCAAAGATTTACTAGCTATTAATCAAGATTGGGAATTAGCTTTAAGAGTTGCTGATTCACAAACTCTATTGCAAGCCATCTTAAAATATTTAGACAACCAAAATGTGCAAGGTTTATTAAACAATAAAGGTATCCCAAGAATGGTGAGGGGATACTTTTATGAAATGGCTTGCGTGATTCAAGAATGCTTTCGTGTCCTTAAACCTGGAGCATTTTTGTTGATGGTGAATGACAATGTGCGTTATGCAGGTGCAAGCATTTCAGTAGACATGATTCTCTCGGACTTTGCTGAAAAGTTAGGCTTTGTAGTTGAAAGTATTCTCGTTTTACCAAGTGATAAAGGCAATAGTAGTCAACAAATGGGAAATCATGGACGCGAGCCTTTGAGGAAATGTGTTTATGTATGGAAAAAACAATAA
- a CDS encoding GUN4 domain-containing protein, which translates to MARGDHIYRYDEYFTVIPYTHHGIDCGDGIVIHYTEEGIFRVALHEFSQGKEIHKRHYENSYSPDIVIWLAESRLGEREYHLVFNNCEHFANWCKTGRGESEQVKPILDIIDIFRMEREERQSYEQRMKKQEELIRKLSLELEKVGQINKASKELPIIINKFKLQSAKKSKDSLEASLITDKFDYRILQTLLQEGCWQEADEITFHAMIKIVGRDYYRYFRPTDIANFPRNHLLIIDKLWREYSRNLFGFSVQKEIYSSLGGSLNYQYDVWEKFSEIVGWRIKELPLAYEKLCFNLNAPKGHLPNGERIGSEIVGFLGII; encoded by the coding sequence ATGGCAAGAGGCGACCACATTTACCGCTATGACGAATACTTTACAGTGATTCCATATACTCACCACGGTATAGATTGTGGAGATGGAATAGTTATTCACTATACAGAAGAAGGTATTTTTCGAGTAGCTCTTCACGAATTCAGTCAAGGTAAAGAAATTCATAAACGCCACTATGAGAATAGCTATTCTCCAGATATTGTCATCTGGCTGGCAGAAAGTAGATTAGGAGAGCGCGAATATCATTTAGTTTTCAATAACTGTGAACACTTTGCAAACTGGTGTAAAACTGGACGTGGGGAGTCAGAGCAAGTGAAGCCAATACTTGACATAATAGATATTTTTCGTATGGAGAGAGAAGAACGCCAAAGTTATGAACAGCGTATGAAAAAACAGGAAGAACTTATAAGAAAATTAAGTCTTGAATTAGAGAAAGTTGGACAAATTAATAAAGCATCAAAAGAATTACCTATTATTATAAATAAATTTAAACTTCAATCGGCAAAAAAGTCGAAAGACTCACTAGAAGCATCTCTCATTACCGATAAATTTGATTATCGAATCCTTCAGACTTTGCTACAAGAAGGATGTTGGCAGGAAGCAGATGAAATAACATTTCATGCAATGATAAAAATAGTTGGTAGAGATTACTATAGATATTTTCGTCCAACAGATATTGCAAATTTTCCGCGTAATCATCTATTGATCATTGATAAATTATGGCGTGAATACAGTCGAAATTTATTTGGTTTTAGTGTACAGAAAGAAATATATTCCAGTTTAGGAGGTAGCCTAAATTACCAGTACGATGTTTGGGAAAAGTTTAGTGAAATCGTTGGATGGCGAATCAAAGAGCTACCACTTGCATATGAAAAGCTTTGCTTTAATCTAAATGCACCAAAAGGACATCTTCCGAATGGTGAAAGAATAGGTTCTGAAATAGTAGGTTTTTTGGGGATTATTTAG
- the nadA gene encoding quinolinate synthase NadA, translating to MFTTAFAQREQTQPGGLPLDLFAAIESLKKELNAVILAHYYQEPDIQDIADFIGDSLQLARAAEKTNADVIVFAGVHFMAETAKILNPDKLVLLPDLNAGCSLADSCPPAEFAAFKAAHPDHVVVSYINCSAEIKAMSDIICTSSNAVKIVQQIPEAQPIIFAPDKNLGRYVMEQTGRDLVLWQGSCIVHETFSEKKIVQLKIAHPEAEAIAHPECESSVLRHASFIGSTAALLKYCQTSPSQEFIVATEPGIIHQMQKLAPNKHFIPAPPVNNCACNECPFMRLNTLEKLYLAMKNRTPEITMSEDIRVAALRPIQRMLEMSV from the coding sequence GTGTTTACAACTGCATTTGCTCAACGCGAACAAACTCAACCGGGTGGACTACCACTAGATTTATTTGCCGCTATTGAGAGTCTCAAAAAAGAACTCAATGCGGTGATATTGGCACATTATTATCAAGAGCCGGATATTCAGGATATTGCAGATTTTATTGGAGATTCATTACAACTAGCTAGAGCCGCAGAAAAAACCAATGCAGATGTGATTGTCTTTGCTGGCGTTCACTTTATGGCTGAGACAGCCAAGATACTCAATCCAGACAAGTTGGTACTGTTACCGGATTTAAATGCTGGTTGTTCTTTAGCTGATAGTTGTCCACCAGCAGAATTTGCTGCTTTTAAAGCGGCACATCCCGATCATGTAGTAGTTTCATATATTAATTGCTCTGCCGAAATTAAGGCGATGAGCGATATTATCTGCACCAGTTCCAACGCTGTGAAGATTGTGCAGCAAATCCCCGAAGCACAGCCAATTATTTTTGCTCCAGACAAGAATTTAGGGAGGTATGTCATGGAACAAACCGGACGGGATTTGGTGTTATGGCAAGGTAGCTGTATAGTGCATGAAACCTTCTCAGAGAAGAAGATTGTCCAACTAAAAATAGCTCACCCAGAAGCAGAGGCGATCGCTCACCCAGAATGTGAAAGTAGCGTCTTACGCCACGCCAGTTTTATCGGCTCTACAGCCGCTTTACTCAAATATTGCCAAACCAGCCCTAGCCAAGAATTTATCGTGGCTACAGAGCCAGGTATTATTCACCAAATGCAAAAATTAGCTCCTAACAAGCACTTTATCCCTGCGCCACCAGTGAATAACTGTGCTTGTAACGAATGTCCATTTATGCGGTTGAATACTTTAGAAAAACTCTATTTGGCGATGAAAAACCGTACCCCTGAAATTACTATGTCAGAGGATATCCGCGTTGCGGCTTTGCGACCAATTCAACGGATGTTAGAAATGAGTGTTTAG
- a CDS encoding TIGR04168 family protein: protein MLEIYGKESGMTSQKSQSKTLKIAVVGDVHDQWETEDGIALKHLGVDLVLFVGDFGNESVEVVRAIASLDIPKAAVMGNHDAWYTATEWGRKKCPYDRAKEDWVQEQLDLLGSAHVGYSKLDFPEWNLTVVGGRPFSWGGHEWRFADICKQRYGVSTLEESAARIFASVKSAASDTIIFLGHNGPSGLGDRPEDPCGKDWHPVGGDFGDPDLAEAISQTITAGKQISLVAFGHMHHALRHTKKELRKAVFRSPEGIIYLNAASVPRIVEKDGEKLRNFSLVSLEAGVVTQASLVWVGQDFQVASEEIFYQRSHSVVQPA from the coding sequence ATGCTGGAAATATACGGCAAGGAAAGTGGCATGACCAGTCAAAAATCTCAATCAAAAACTCTCAAAATTGCTGTAGTGGGAGATGTTCACGACCAGTGGGAAACAGAAGATGGCATTGCACTTAAGCATCTGGGTGTTGATTTGGTGCTATTTGTGGGGGATTTTGGTAATGAGTCGGTGGAAGTGGTAAGAGCGATCGCTTCCCTGGATATTCCCAAAGCAGCAGTGATGGGCAACCATGATGCTTGGTACACTGCGACAGAATGGGGACGAAAGAAGTGTCCTTATGATCGCGCCAAGGAAGACTGGGTACAAGAACAACTTGATTTATTAGGTTCAGCCCATGTTGGTTACAGTAAGCTGGATTTTCCAGAGTGGAATTTAACTGTGGTGGGGGGTCGTCCTTTTAGCTGGGGTGGTCATGAATGGCGGTTTGCTGACATCTGTAAACAGCGTTATGGGGTGTCAACCTTAGAAGAGTCAGCAGCCAGAATCTTTGCATCAGTGAAAAGTGCAGCCAGTGACACGATCATTTTTCTCGGTCATAACGGGCCGAGTGGATTAGGCGATCGCCCTGAAGATCCCTGCGGTAAAGATTGGCATCCTGTAGGCGGCGATTTTGGCGATCCAGATTTAGCTGAGGCGATTTCTCAAACTATCACAGCTGGTAAACAAATTTCCTTGGTAGCATTTGGGCATATGCACCATGCTTTACGACACACCAAGAAAGAACTACGAAAAGCAGTCTTTAGAAGCCCAGAGGGGATAATTTACTTAAATGCCGCTAGTGTACCCAGGATTGTGGAGAAGGACGGCGAGAAACTGCGGAATTTTTCTCTGGTGTCCCTAGAGGCGGGTGTAGTGACGCAAGCTTCCTTAGTTTGGGTTGGCCAAGATTTTCAAGTAGCATCAGAAGAAATTTTTTATCAGCGATCGCATTCAGTAGTGCAACCTGCGTAG
- a CDS encoding AAA family ATPase: MKVKIANLGVIEQAEIDLKPLTVFIGRNGTGKTWTAYTLASIFGEHGFDRYCKSYIDGKTLQKYPTIDNAIEQFLQEGSVEFDIVKFVEEYAEIYINDLSSMVHNWMKTFMGTERVFFEKTEVKFNLAAAKTGICEYIKKLYIDEAIYFGTTKKNIIHTLKEADKNNIYFYITSEDNFLNKMPKRSFKSFLVQGIFEILHRAFYSYVYIFPTERTTFITFSAKKEIIRRENIVNEDNVVERNLSEERKVQPSVAVQSLLEILITAYEKKSGQREEELQNNPKIADYIQLADLIEKEILEGKVVFDEHIYSRELLFQPAENIQLEMRVASSMVKELALLVLCLRYLAEPDELLIIDEPEMNLHPAVQVEITELLAMLVQAGLKVLITTHSPYIVEHLGNLMEAAKRKDKDDIKKRFYLERTEAFIPKEKVSIYLFEDGTAKNILNEEGRIDWGTFGDVSDDISHIFP, translated from the coding sequence ATGAAAGTAAAAATTGCTAATTTAGGTGTTATAGAACAAGCTGAGATAGATTTAAAACCCCTCACTGTTTTTATTGGCAGAAATGGTACAGGTAAAACTTGGACGGCTTACACCTTAGCATCTATATTTGGTGAACATGGGTTTGATAGATACTGTAAAAGTTATATTGATGGGAAGACTCTGCAAAAATATCCAACAATAGATAATGCAATTGAGCAGTTTTTGCAAGAAGGCAGTGTTGAGTTTGACATAGTTAAATTTGTTGAAGAATATGCAGAAATCTATATTAATGATTTATCCAGCATGGTACATAACTGGATGAAAACATTTATGGGTACAGAACGTGTTTTTTTTGAAAAAACGGAAGTCAAGTTTAATTTAGCAGCAGCAAAAACAGGGATATGTGAGTATATTAAAAAATTATATATAGATGAAGCTATTTATTTTGGTACTACAAAAAAAAATATAATTCATACACTTAAAGAAGCAGATAAAAATAACATTTACTTTTATATAACTTCAGAAGATAATTTTCTAAATAAGATGCCCAAACGAAGTTTCAAAAGTTTCCTGGTTCAAGGAATATTTGAAATTTTACATAGGGCTTTTTATTCTTATGTATATATATTTCCTACAGAAAGAACTACTTTCATAACATTTTCAGCGAAAAAAGAAATAATTAGAAGAGAAAATATAGTAAATGAAGATAATGTTGTAGAAAGAAATTTGTCTGAAGAAAGAAAAGTGCAACCCAGTGTGGCAGTCCAAAGTCTACTGGAAATATTAATAACAGCATACGAAAAAAAATCTGGTCAAAGAGAAGAAGAACTGCAAAATAATCCTAAAATTGCTGACTATATTCAATTGGCTGATTTAATAGAAAAAGAAATTTTAGAGGGAAAAGTAGTTTTTGATGAACATATATATAGTAGAGAATTACTTTTCCAACCAGCAGAAAATATACAGTTAGAAATGAGAGTTGCTTCTTCAATGGTTAAAGAACTAGCTCTTTTAGTTCTGTGCTTGCGCTATTTAGCTGAACCTGATGAGTTACTGATTATTGATGAACCAGAAATGAATTTACATCCAGCAGTCCAAGTAGAAATTACAGAATTGTTAGCCATGTTAGTTCAAGCTGGTTTAAAAGTATTAATTACAACTCATAGCCCTTATATTGTTGAGCATCTAGGTAATTTGATGGAAGCAGCTAAACGTAAAGATAAAGATGATATTAAAAAACGTTTTTACTTAGAGAGAACAGAAGCTTTTATTCCTAAAGAGAAGGTTTCAATATATTTGTTTGAAGATGGTACAGCCAAGAATATTTTAAATGAAGAAGGGCGTATTGATTGGGGTACATTTGGGGATGTGTCTGATGATATATCTCACATTTTTCCATAA